A window from Macaca thibetana thibetana isolate TM-01 chromosome 7, ASM2454274v1, whole genome shotgun sequence encodes these proteins:
- the GTF2A2 gene encoding transcription initiation factor IIA subunit 2, whose product MAYQLYRNTTLGNSLQESLDELIQSQQITPQLALQVLLQFDKAINSALAQRVRNRVNFRGSLNTYRFCDNVWTFVLNDVEFREVTELIKVDKVKIVACDGKNTGSNTTE is encoded by the exons ATGGCATATCAGTTATACAGAAAtaccactttgggaaacagtctTCAGGAGAGCCTAGATGAGCTCATACAG TCTCAACAGATCACCCCCCAACTTGCCCTTCAAGTTCTACTTCAGTTTGATAAGGCTATAAATTCAGCATTGGCTCAGAGGGTCAGGAACAGAGTCAATTTCAGG ggcTCTCTAAATACGTACAGATTCTGCGATAATGTGTGGACTTTTGTATTGAATGATGTTGAATTCAGAGAGGTGACAGAACTTATTAAAGTGGATAAAGTGAAAATTGTAGCCTGTGATGGTAAAA ATACTGGCTCCAATACTAcagaatga